The proteins below come from a single Beutenbergia cavernae DSM 12333 genomic window:
- a CDS encoding LacI family DNA-binding transcriptional regulator: protein MSPERPGVREIARLAGVSTATVSRVYRGVGQVSPEMRERVLSAIETHGYRPSSFGRALSRRRHEAVGIVFPGLSGPYFAELIQGFEAVALEARASVHVVGTHLLRSADADVRALADHVDGIAVHAGTLPSEVVDELAELMPLVVLGATPDERHTSVRTDHAPVLDLVEHLITDHGLRDLVFFGDPDGPPDVAARWDGFRAAHERHGLVPVREPLDLGLAFDDGLLAADAVLAPEHRRIDGVVCANDETALGFLMGALGRGVRVPEDVVVVGIDDVPMSSVVRPALTTVARPLRELAETSARLLLDLVEGRDVPGETVLPSSLVIRTSCGCPPAAPAPA from the coding sequence ATGTCGCCGGAACGTCCCGGAGTCCGCGAGATCGCTCGGCTCGCCGGCGTCTCGACGGCCACCGTGTCGCGCGTCTACCGCGGGGTCGGACAGGTCTCGCCCGAGATGCGCGAACGTGTGCTGTCGGCGATCGAGACGCACGGCTACCGCCCCTCGTCGTTCGGCCGCGCGCTCTCGCGCCGGCGCCACGAAGCCGTCGGGATCGTGTTCCCCGGCCTGTCCGGTCCGTACTTCGCCGAGCTCATCCAGGGCTTCGAGGCCGTCGCGCTCGAGGCCCGGGCGAGCGTCCACGTCGTCGGCACGCACCTGCTCCGCAGCGCCGACGCCGACGTGCGGGCCCTCGCCGACCACGTCGACGGCATCGCCGTGCACGCCGGCACCCTGCCGTCCGAGGTCGTCGACGAGCTGGCCGAGCTCATGCCGCTCGTCGTCCTCGGCGCCACCCCGGACGAGCGCCACACATCGGTCCGCACCGACCATGCACCGGTGCTCGACCTCGTCGAGCACCTCATCACCGACCACGGCCTGCGGGACCTCGTGTTCTTCGGCGACCCGGACGGGCCGCCCGACGTCGCCGCCCGGTGGGACGGCTTCCGCGCCGCGCACGAGCGGCACGGCCTGGTCCCGGTCCGGGAACCCCTCGACCTCGGCCTCGCGTTCGACGACGGGCTGCTCGCCGCCGACGCGGTGCTCGCGCCCGAGCACCGGCGCATCGACGGCGTCGTCTGCGCCAACGACGAGACGGCCCTCGGCTTCCTCATGGGCGCCCTCGGCCGCGGTGTCCGCGTGCCCGAGGACGTCGTCGTCGTCGGGATCGACGACGTGCCGATGAGCTCCGTCGTCCGGCCCGCCCTCACCACCGTCGCCCGACCGCTCCGCGAGCTCGCGGAGACGTCGGCACGGCTCCTGCTCGATCTCGTCGAGGGACGGGACGTCCCCGGCGAGACCGTGCTCCCCAGCTCGCTCGTGATCCGCACGAGCTGCGGCTGCCCACCGGCCGCACCCGCACCGGCGTAG
- a CDS encoding ABC transporter substrate-binding protein has protein sequence MSSARRWGRRAIAAMTVAAVVGLAACTGTEGQDDATTAEEGMVPYLNFGGFGGGANPQANYNPYTPTTRLSAVDYVYETLFVINDYTCEEVPWLATEYEWVDDRTVDLTMRDGVTWNDGEAFDAEDVVFTFQMLKEYPALDEQGVWRVLEDVVASDDGTVRMTFTEPGLAFFTQIAVVKIVPEHIWSAVEDPVTFTNSEAPVGTGPMTVQSFNGQQLVIERNPDHWNADEIRVQEIRFSKADDGGQVDQLKLIRGDYDMNAMFIPNIDEVYVAEDPENNHYWFPAGSPISLYLNLEMAPFDDVAFRQAIAQAINRDEIIERAQQGYVDAASQTGLVLPGQSDWLPEQYADGAYVGFDVDSAAADLDAAGYTTDSQGRRLDADGQPMTFELIVPGGWNDWVIAAEVIRDNLAEVGIGVDVQTPTPEVVTQDRLRGNYEMTFGVRGGSCHMLRNFAEPLGSASTAPIGEETTPSGQPVTNEVRWVDEETDALLEELRVATDPEDQRAAVAGLTEIMVEEMPYIQLWYGANWFQYSTRNAVGWPSEDDPYAKPSNMLLVLQNLRPASTGD, from the coding sequence ATGAGCAGTGCACGCAGATGGGGCAGACGTGCGATCGCCGCGATGACGGTGGCCGCCGTCGTCGGCCTGGCCGCCTGCACCGGCACCGAGGGCCAGGACGACGCGACCACCGCCGAGGAGGGCATGGTCCCGTATCTCAACTTCGGCGGCTTCGGCGGCGGGGCGAACCCGCAGGCGAACTACAACCCGTACACGCCGACCACGCGGCTGTCGGCCGTCGACTACGTCTACGAGACGCTGTTCGTCATCAACGACTACACGTGCGAGGAGGTCCCCTGGCTCGCGACGGAGTACGAGTGGGTCGACGACCGCACGGTCGACCTCACGATGCGTGACGGCGTGACGTGGAACGACGGCGAGGCGTTCGACGCCGAGGACGTCGTGTTCACGTTCCAGATGCTCAAGGAGTACCCCGCCCTCGACGAGCAGGGCGTGTGGCGCGTGCTGGAGGACGTCGTCGCCTCCGACGACGGCACCGTCCGGATGACGTTCACCGAGCCCGGTCTCGCGTTCTTCACGCAGATCGCCGTCGTGAAGATCGTGCCGGAGCACATCTGGTCGGCGGTCGAGGACCCGGTGACGTTCACGAACTCCGAGGCGCCGGTCGGCACGGGCCCGATGACCGTCCAGTCGTTCAACGGGCAGCAGCTCGTCATCGAGCGCAACCCCGACCACTGGAACGCCGACGAGATCCGGGTGCAGGAGATCCGGTTCTCCAAGGCCGACGACGGCGGGCAGGTCGACCAGCTCAAGCTCATCCGGGGCGACTACGACATGAACGCGATGTTCATCCCGAACATCGACGAGGTCTACGTGGCCGAGGACCCGGAGAACAACCACTACTGGTTCCCCGCCGGCTCGCCGATCTCGCTGTACCTGAACCTCGAGATGGCGCCGTTCGACGACGTCGCGTTCCGGCAGGCGATCGCCCAGGCGATCAACCGCGACGAGATCATCGAGCGCGCCCAGCAGGGCTACGTCGACGCCGCGAGCCAGACCGGGCTGGTGCTGCCCGGCCAGTCGGACTGGCTGCCCGAGCAGTACGCCGACGGCGCGTACGTCGGCTTCGACGTCGACAGCGCCGCCGCGGACCTCGACGCCGCCGGCTACACCACCGACTCGCAGGGCCGCCGCCTCGACGCCGACGGTCAGCCGATGACGTTCGAGCTCATCGTCCCCGGCGGCTGGAACGACTGGGTGATCGCCGCGGAGGTCATCCGCGACAACCTCGCCGAGGTGGGCATCGGCGTCGACGTCCAGACGCCGACGCCGGAGGTCGTCACGCAGGACCGGCTCCGCGGGAACTACGAGATGACGTTCGGCGTGCGCGGCGGCTCGTGCCACATGCTGCGCAACTTCGCGGAGCCGCTGGGCAGCGCGTCGACGGCGCCGATCGGCGAGGAGACGACGCCGAGCGGCCAGCCGGTCACGAACGAGGTCCGCTGGGTCGACGAGGAGACGGACGCCCTGCTGGAGGAGCTGCGCGTGGCCACGGATCCCGAGGACCAGCGCGCCGCCGTCGCCGGCCTGACCGAGATCATGGTCGAGGAGATGCCGTACATCCAGCTCTGGTACGGCGCCAACTGGTTCCAGTACTCCACCCGGAACGCCGTCGGCTGGCCGAGCGAGGACGACCCGTACGCCAAGCCCAGCAACATGCTGCTCGTCCTGCAGAACCTGCGCCCGGCCTCGACCGGCGACTGA
- a CDS encoding ABC transporter permease has translation MLYFLRRLGFFLATLWAAVTLNFVIPRLQPGDPAEALVQRLTGEGTALDPQQVQAVRLMLGIEGEGIVQQYLDYLGAVVRGDFGPSYTYFPYSVTEVISQALPWTLVLVGTTTIISFVVGTLLGTWAAYRRGTRVDSVLTLGSTFLSTLPFFWIALMLIYVFAFQLQWFPESGGYGPGSTPGWNWTFISDAFQHSVLPALSLLITGPLGWILAMRNNMVQMLGEDHTRFARARGLRDRRIALTYGGRIAILPSVTGFALALGGLLGGTLLVETIFNYPGLGRLLLESVNNRDYPLLQALFLLTTTGVLLGNLMADFLYGVLDPRVRREVAT, from the coding sequence GTGCTGTACTTCCTGCGCCGGCTGGGGTTCTTCCTCGCCACGCTGTGGGCGGCGGTGACGCTGAACTTCGTCATCCCCCGCCTGCAGCCGGGCGACCCCGCCGAGGCGCTCGTGCAACGGCTGACCGGTGAGGGCACCGCCCTGGACCCGCAACAGGTCCAGGCGGTGCGCCTCATGCTCGGCATCGAGGGCGAGGGCATCGTCCAGCAGTACCTCGACTACCTCGGCGCGGTGGTGCGAGGCGACTTCGGGCCGTCGTACACGTACTTCCCGTACTCCGTGACCGAGGTCATCTCGCAGGCGTTGCCGTGGACGCTCGTGCTCGTCGGGACGACGACGATCATCTCGTTCGTCGTCGGCACGCTGCTCGGCACGTGGGCGGCCTACCGCCGCGGCACGCGCGTGGACTCGGTGCTGACGCTCGGGTCGACGTTCCTCTCGACGCTGCCGTTCTTCTGGATCGCGCTCATGCTCATCTACGTCTTCGCGTTCCAGCTGCAGTGGTTCCCGGAGAGCGGCGGCTACGGGCCGGGATCCACCCCCGGCTGGAACTGGACGTTCATCTCGGACGCGTTCCAGCACTCCGTGCTGCCGGCCCTGTCGCTGCTCATCACGGGGCCGCTCGGCTGGATCCTCGCGATGCGCAACAACATGGTGCAGATGCTCGGCGAGGACCACACGCGGTTCGCCCGCGCCCGCGGGCTCCGGGACCGGCGCATCGCGCTCACCTACGGGGGCCGGATCGCGATCCTGCCGAGCGTCACGGGGTTCGCCCTGGCGCTCGGGGGCCTGCTCGGCGGCACCCTCCTCGTGGAGACGATCTTCAACTACCCCGGGCTGGGCCGCCTGCTGCTGGAGTCGGTGAACAACCGGGACTACCCGCTGCTCCAGGCGCTGTTCCTGCTCACGACGACGGGCGTGCTCCTCGGCAACCTCATGGCCGACTTCCTGTACGGCGTCCTCGATCCACGCGTCCGACGGGAGGTCGCGACATGA
- a CDS encoding ABC transporter permease, which yields MTANLTTEVQPPPPEDEARVDVAFADAGRHSWVPGWAVILWRNKKCRVGLLMVLAFCLVALFAPVIAPYGPREATGDISADPSGTYWLGTTNRGEDIFSQLVYGARTSLLVGIVAGAISTVISLAVGLTAGYRQGLVDEVLSFATNLALVVPVLPLIVMLAAYSPVRGLWLIIGVISITGWAYGARIKRSQVITLRTRDYVTAARLAGDSTARIIWREILPNMTSLVVVGFMGAALGAIGGEAGLAFLGLGDPRTTSWGTMLNQANVGGALITGQWAWLGAPGLALALLICSFTLINFGVDALSNPHLRED from the coding sequence ATGACCGCCAACCTCACGACCGAGGTCCAGCCGCCGCCACCGGAGGACGAGGCGCGCGTCGACGTCGCGTTCGCCGACGCGGGCCGGCACTCGTGGGTCCCCGGCTGGGCCGTCATCCTCTGGCGGAACAAGAAGTGCCGCGTCGGGCTCCTCATGGTGCTCGCGTTCTGCCTGGTCGCGCTGTTCGCTCCCGTGATCGCGCCGTACGGGCCGCGGGAGGCGACCGGCGACATCAGCGCCGACCCGAGCGGCACGTACTGGCTGGGCACGACGAACCGCGGTGAGGACATCTTCAGCCAGCTCGTCTACGGCGCCCGGACGTCGCTCCTCGTCGGCATCGTCGCGGGGGCGATCTCCACGGTGATCTCGCTCGCCGTCGGCCTCACCGCCGGGTACCGGCAGGGGCTCGTCGACGAGGTGCTGAGCTTCGCGACCAACCTGGCGCTCGTCGTCCCCGTGCTGCCGCTCATCGTCATGCTCGCCGCGTACTCACCGGTCCGCGGGCTGTGGCTCATCATCGGGGTCATCTCGATCACCGGCTGGGCGTACGGCGCCCGGATCAAGCGGTCCCAGGTCATCACCCTGCGCACCCGGGACTACGTGACGGCGGCCCGGCTCGCCGGCGACTCGACGGCGCGGATCATCTGGCGGGAGATCCTGCCGAACATGACGTCGCTCGTCGTCGTCGGGTTCATGGGTGCGGCCCTCGGCGCGATCGGCGGCGAGGCGGGGCTGGCGTTCCTCGGGCTCGGCGACCCGCGCACGACCAGCTGGGGCACGATGCTCAACCAGGCGAACGTGGGCGGCGCGCTCATCACCGGCCAGTGGGCGTGGCTCGGCGCGCCGGGGCTCGCGCTGGCGCTGCTCATCTGCAGCTTCACGCTCATCAACTTCGGCGTCGACGCGCTGAGCAACCCGCACCTGAGGGAGGACTGA
- a CDS encoding dipeptide ABC transporter ATP-binding protein: MALLEVDHLSVTYAPRDGVPVDAVRDVSLVVDQGEFVGLVGESGSGKSTLGNAILQLLDKPARRTAGSVRFDGQDLADLDPEELRRLRWVDLSTVFQSSMNSLNPVITVAAQFEDTFRAHDERLSPADLRRRAVEALAMVSLDERTLTSYAHELSGGMRQRVSLALALALRPRFVLLDEPTTGLDVLVQRRILDRLRALQADLGFAVLFVTHDIGAVLEMADRMLVMTEGEIVEDAAAADVLLRPAHPYTQSLLASYAATRTPVPHRAADAVEPEVVLRVEDVRRRYVTGRGRNRTAVQALDGVSLELRSGKVTALVGQSGSGKSTIARMVLGVERPDSGRVLFGDVQVDALRRAGLRDYRRHVQMVFQDPFASLNPTVPVGAALARPLLNFGGATRADVRDRAAALLEQVGLTPTAHYLERLPHQLSGGQRQRVVIARALAPDPAILVADEPVSMLDVSIRAEILALLASLVAERELAMLYITHDLLSARALADDVVVLSEGAVVEHGPTARVVEQPEHPYTRELLAAIPDPYADAG, encoded by the coding sequence ATGGCGCTCCTCGAGGTCGACCACCTGTCGGTCACGTACGCCCCGCGCGACGGCGTCCCGGTGGACGCCGTGCGCGACGTCAGCCTCGTCGTCGACCAGGGTGAGTTCGTCGGCCTGGTCGGCGAGTCCGGGTCGGGCAAGTCCACGCTCGGCAACGCGATCCTCCAGCTGCTCGACAAGCCGGCCCGGCGCACGGCCGGGTCGGTCCGGTTCGACGGGCAGGATCTCGCCGACCTCGACCCCGAGGAGCTGCGCCGGCTGCGCTGGGTCGACCTGTCGACGGTGTTCCAGTCGAGCATGAACTCGCTGAACCCGGTCATCACCGTCGCGGCGCAGTTCGAGGACACGTTCCGCGCGCACGACGAGCGGCTCTCCCCCGCCGACCTCCGCCGGCGCGCCGTCGAGGCGTTGGCGATGGTGTCGCTCGACGAACGGACGCTCACGTCGTACGCGCACGAGCTGTCCGGCGGGATGCGGCAGCGCGTCTCGCTCGCGCTGGCGCTCGCGCTCCGGCCCCGCTTCGTGCTGCTGGACGAGCCGACCACCGGGCTCGACGTGCTCGTGCAGCGGCGGATCCTCGACCGGCTGCGCGCCCTGCAGGCCGACCTGGGCTTCGCCGTCCTGTTCGTCACGCACGACATCGGCGCCGTCCTCGAGATGGCCGACCGGATGCTCGTGATGACCGAGGGCGAGATCGTCGAGGACGCCGCGGCTGCCGACGTGCTGCTCCGCCCTGCGCACCCGTACACGCAGTCGCTCCTGGCGTCGTACGCAGCGACCCGCACCCCGGTCCCCCACCGGGCCGCGGACGCCGTCGAGCCGGAGGTCGTGCTGCGCGTCGAGGACGTGCGGCGCCGGTACGTCACCGGGCGCGGCCGCAACCGGACGGCGGTCCAGGCTCTCGACGGCGTCTCGCTCGAGCTGCGCTCGGGGAAGGTCACGGCCCTGGTCGGGCAGAGCGGGTCGGGCAAGTCGACGATCGCGCGCATGGTGCTCGGCGTCGAGCGGCCGGACAGCGGCCGGGTGCTGTTCGGCGACGTCCAGGTCGATGCGCTGCGCCGGGCGGGGCTGCGCGACTACCGGCGCCACGTCCAGATGGTGTTCCAGGACCCCTTCGCCTCGCTCAACCCCACGGTACCGGTGGGGGCCGCGCTCGCGCGCCCCCTGCTGAACTTCGGCGGGGCCACACGTGCGGACGTCCGCGACCGCGCCGCGGCCCTGCTCGAGCAGGTCGGGCTCACGCCGACGGCGCACTACCTCGAGCGCCTGCCCCACCAGCTGTCCGGCGGGCAGCGCCAGCGCGTGGTGATCGCCCGGGCGCTCGCGCCGGACCCGGCGATCCTCGTGGCCGACGAGCCCGTCTCGATGCTCGACGTGTCGATCCGCGCCGAGATCCTCGCGCTCCTCGCCTCGCTCGTCGCGGAACGCGAGCTGGCGATGCTGTACATCACCCACGACCTGCTGTCCGCTCGCGCGCTGGCCGACGACGTCGTCGTCCTGTCCGAGGGCGCCGTCGTCGAGCACGGGCCGACGGCGCGGGTGGTCGAGCAACCCGAGCACCCGTACACGCGGGAGCTGCTCGCGGCGATCCCGGACCCGTACGCCGACGCCGGCTGA
- a CDS encoding ATP-dependent Clp protease ATP-binding subunit, with protein MFERFTDRARRVVVLAQEEARLLNHNYIGTEHILLGLIHEGEGVAAKALESLGISLDIVRQQVIEIIGEGQQAPTGHIPFTPRAKKVLELSLREALQLGHNYIGTEHILLGLIREGEGVAAQVLGKLGADLNRVRQQVLQLVQGYQGKEPVAAGGPTEGQPSGSAVLDQFGRNLTQAAREGKLDPVIGRETETERVMQVLSRRTKNNPVLVGEPGVGKTAVVEGLAQDIVRGDVPETLKDKQLYTLDLGALVAGSRYRGDFEERLKKVLKEIRTRGDIILFIDEIHTLVGAGAAEGAIDAASILKPMLARGELQTIGATTLDEYRKYVEKDPALERRFQPITVNEPSLTHAIDILKGVRDRYEAHHRVSITDAALVAAATLADRYVNDRYLPDKAIDLIDEAGARLRIRRMTAPPELRELDDQIAETRRSKESAIDDQDFERAARLRDEEKQLTNRRLDREKAWKSGDLDAVAEVDEELIAEVLAASTGIPVFKLTEEESSRLLRMEDELHKRIVGQEAAVKALSQAIRRTRAGLKDPKRPGGSFIFAGPTGVGKTLLARTLAEFLFGDEDALIQLDMSEFSEKHTVSRLFGSPPGYVGYEEGGQLTEKVRRRPFSVVLFDEVEKAHADIFNSLLQILEDGRLTDSQGRVVDFKNTVIIMTTNLGTRDIAKGLQTGFQAGGDLSTSYERMKAKVNDELKQHFRPEFLNRVDDVIVFPTLSQEEIFAIVDFEIAKVDKRLADKDMAIEITPAAKALLAEKGYDPVLGARPLRRAIQREIEDQLSEKILFGELKAGQKVTVDAVGEGLLGEFTFVGSPRSADAEPVAVGAGPGGTVTDAELPRLD; from the coding sequence ATGTTCGAGAGGTTCACGGACCGAGCCCGCCGGGTCGTCGTCCTCGCCCAAGAAGAGGCGAGGCTCCTCAACCACAACTACATCGGGACCGAGCACATCCTCCTGGGCCTCATCCACGAGGGCGAGGGGGTCGCCGCCAAGGCGCTGGAGTCGCTCGGCATCTCGCTCGACATCGTCCGCCAGCAGGTCATCGAGATCATCGGCGAGGGCCAGCAGGCCCCGACCGGGCACATCCCGTTCACGCCGCGCGCCAAGAAGGTGCTCGAGCTCTCGCTGCGCGAGGCGCTCCAGCTCGGCCACAACTACATCGGCACCGAGCACATCCTCCTGGGTCTCATCCGGGAGGGCGAGGGAGTCGCGGCGCAGGTGCTCGGCAAGCTCGGCGCCGACCTGAACCGCGTCCGCCAGCAGGTGCTGCAGCTGGTCCAGGGCTACCAGGGCAAGGAGCCCGTGGCAGCCGGCGGTCCCACCGAGGGTCAGCCCTCGGGCTCGGCCGTGCTCGACCAGTTCGGCCGCAACCTCACGCAGGCTGCGCGCGAGGGCAAGCTCGACCCGGTCATCGGGCGCGAGACGGAGACCGAGCGGGTCATGCAGGTCCTGTCCCGCCGCACGAAGAACAACCCCGTGCTCGTCGGCGAGCCCGGCGTCGGCAAGACCGCCGTCGTCGAGGGCCTCGCGCAGGACATCGTCCGCGGCGACGTGCCCGAGACGCTCAAGGACAAGCAGCTGTACACGCTCGACCTCGGCGCGCTCGTCGCGGGGTCGCGCTACCGCGGTGACTTCGAGGAGCGCCTGAAGAAGGTGCTCAAGGAGATCCGCACGCGCGGCGACATCATCCTGTTCATCGACGAGATCCACACGCTCGTCGGGGCGGGCGCCGCGGAGGGCGCGATCGACGCCGCGAGCATCCTCAAGCCGATGCTGGCGCGTGGCGAGCTGCAGACGATCGGCGCGACGACGCTCGACGAGTACCGCAAGTACGTCGAGAAGGACCCGGCGCTCGAGCGTCGGTTCCAGCCGATCACCGTCAACGAGCCGAGCCTCACGCACGCCATCGACATCCTCAAGGGCGTGCGCGACCGGTACGAGGCGCACCACCGCGTCTCGATCACCGACGCCGCGCTCGTCGCGGCGGCCACGCTCGCCGACCGGTACGTCAACGACCGCTACCTGCCCGACAAGGCGATCGACCTCATCGACGAGGCGGGCGCGCGCCTGCGCATCCGCCGGATGACGGCCCCGCCGGAGCTGCGCGAGCTCGACGACCAGATCGCCGAGACGCGCCGCTCGAAGGAGTCGGCGATCGACGACCAGGACTTCGAGCGCGCCGCCCGTCTGCGCGACGAGGAGAAGCAGCTGACGAACCGCCGTCTCGACCGCGAGAAGGCGTGGAAGTCGGGTGACCTCGACGCCGTCGCGGAGGTCGACGAGGAGCTGATCGCCGAGGTGCTCGCCGCCTCGACGGGCATCCCCGTGTTCAAGCTGACCGAGGAGGAGTCCTCGCGGCTGCTGCGCATGGAGGACGAGCTGCACAAGCGGATCGTCGGCCAGGAGGCGGCCGTCAAGGCGCTGTCGCAGGCCATCCGCCGCACGCGGGCCGGCCTCAAGGACCCGAAGCGCCCGGGTGGGTCGTTCATCTTCGCCGGCCCGACCGGCGTCGGAAAGACGCTGCTCGCGCGGACGCTCGCGGAGTTCCTGTTCGGCGACGAGGACGCGCTCATCCAGCTCGACATGAGCGAGTTCTCCGAGAAGCACACGGTCTCGCGGCTGTTCGGCTCCCCGCCCGGCTACGTCGGGTACGAGGAGGGCGGCCAGCTCACGGAGAAGGTGCGGCGCCGTCCGTTCTCGGTGGTGCTGTTCGACGAGGTGGAGAAGGCCCACGCGGACATCTTCAACTCGCTGCTGCAGATCCTCGAGGACGGTCGCCTGACGGACAGCCAGGGCCGCGTCGTCGACTTCAAGAACACCGTGATCATCATGACCACGAACCTCGGCACGCGGGACATCGCCAAGGGGCTCCAGACGGGGTTCCAGGCCGGCGGTGACCTGTCGACGAGCTACGAGCGCATGAAGGCCAAGGTGAACGACGAGCTCAAGCAGCACTTCCGGCCGGAGTTCCTCAACCGCGTGGACGACGTGATCGTCTTCCCGACGCTCTCGCAGGAGGAGATCTTCGCGATCGTCGACTTCGAGATCGCGAAGGTGGACAAGCGCCTGGCCGACAAGGACATGGCGATCGAGATCACGCCCGCCGCGAAGGCCCTGCTCGCCGAGAAGGGCTACGACCCGGTGCTCGGGGCACGGCCCCTGCGCCGCGCGATCCAGCGGGAGATCGAGGACCAGCTGTCCGAGAAGATCCTGTTCGGGGAGCTCAAGGCCGGCCAGAAGGTCACGGTCGACGCCGTCGGCGAAGGCCTGCTGGGCGAGTTCACGTTCGTCGGTTCGCCGCGGTCGGCGGACGCCGAGCCGGTCGCCGTCGGCGCCGGTCCCGGTGGCACGGTGACCGACGCGGAGCTGCCGCGGCTCGACTGA
- a CDS encoding O-acetyl-ADP-ribose deacetylase: MSPGTVVRREAVLGDITAQDVDVVVNAANPSLLGGGGVDGAIHRAAGPSLLAECQDLRRTVLPRGLSVGDAVATGAGNLPALWVVHTVGPNAHVGQRDPALLASCFTRSLDVAGGLGARSVAFPAVSAGVFGWDVDVVARIAVDSVDTWLDGADPAASALELVRFVLFSAAALAAFEAALGIVRDDDDERSAG; encoded by the coding sequence ATGAGCCCCGGGACGGTCGTGCGACGAGAGGCAGTGCTCGGCGACATCACCGCCCAGGACGTGGACGTCGTCGTCAACGCCGCGAACCCCTCGCTGCTCGGCGGCGGGGGCGTCGACGGCGCGATCCACCGGGCGGCCGGGCCGAGCCTGCTCGCCGAGTGCCAGGACCTGCGGCGTACCGTGCTGCCGCGCGGGCTGAGCGTCGGCGACGCCGTCGCCACCGGCGCCGGCAACCTCCCCGCGCTATGGGTGGTGCACACGGTCGGTCCGAACGCCCACGTCGGCCAGCGCGACCCGGCGCTCCTGGCCTCGTGCTTCACGCGCAGCCTCGACGTCGCGGGCGGGCTCGGCGCCCGCTCCGTCGCGTTCCCGGCCGTCAGCGCCGGAGTCTTCGGGTGGGACGTGGACGTGGTCGCGCGCATCGCCGTCGACTCCGTCGACACGTGGCTCGACGGTGCCGACCCGGCGGCGAGCGCGCTCGAGCTCGTGCGGTTCGTGCTGTTCTCGGCGGCGGCGCTCGCGGCGTTCGAGGCCGCGTTGGGCATCGTGCGCGACGACGACGACGAGCGCAGCGCCGGCTGA